Proteins encoded together in one Rhizobium sp. 11515TR window:
- a CDS encoding glycoside hydrolase family 16 protein translates to MDVGIVRAGDTGDTLDVSSMTLTFEDAFNDLSISAWGPGTRWISHTPWNGDFGGARFSDPSGDFPFAIQDGMLRITAARDSKGLWRSGLIASVDEHGNGFSQQYGYFEMRARLPDGPGVWPAFWLIGKDRSKATAEIDVIEYYGDKPGAYSSTVHVWHRDGRHDSAFSRVNVFATANPADLHTYGVKIDSDFIRMYFDGNLVWKTKIPPEHRQPMYMLIDLGIVDGISKMAAADPSFMFVDYVRAYQFK, encoded by the coding sequence ATGGATGTAGGAATTGTTCGCGCCGGTGATACGGGCGATACGCTCGATGTCAGCAGCATGACACTCACCTTTGAGGATGCCTTCAACGATCTCAGCATCTCCGCCTGGGGTCCTGGTACCCGCTGGATTTCCCACACACCATGGAATGGCGACTTCGGTGGTGCTCGCTTCTCGGATCCGAGCGGCGACTTTCCCTTCGCAATACAGGACGGTATGTTGCGCATTACCGCTGCACGCGACAGCAAAGGTCTATGGCGCTCCGGCTTGATTGCCTCGGTCGACGAGCATGGAAATGGCTTTTCTCAGCAATATGGTTACTTCGAGATGCGGGCGCGATTGCCGGATGGGCCAGGTGTCTGGCCAGCCTTCTGGCTTATCGGCAAGGATCGCTCGAAGGCTACCGCCGAGATAGATGTCATCGAATATTACGGCGATAAGCCCGGCGCCTACTCTTCGACGGTGCATGTCTGGCATCGGGATGGGCGGCACGATTCTGCCTTTTCCCGCGTCAACGTATTCGCCACCGCAAATCCTGCTGACTTGCACACCTATGGCGTGAAGATCGATTCCGATTTCATACGCATGTATTTCGACGGTAATCTCGTCTGGAAAACCAAAATTCCGCCAGAACATCGCCAGCCGATGTATATGCTCATCGACCTCGGTATCGTCGACGGCATATCCAAGATGGCCGCGGCCGACCCATCCTTCATGTTTGTCGATTACGTCAGAGCCTATCAGTTCAAATAG
- a CDS encoding polysaccharide pyruvyl transferase family protein has translation MKIVVFNVKYSENLGDGLLAECIESALANGRDEIEVETIDLAGRQAFATGHGGRRRLVLGLLHRLPAGARRRLVRAVLERRLRALRGQWEEKVAVADAVVIGGGNLFQDDDLNFPLKIGAVLDCVVRYDRPLAIYAVGVGGHWSEPAYHLFARLKQARLVHLSVRDGFAQDTWREHFPDGPSAKIVRDPGLLIQASRGHEGARVPFKGPLTIGLCVTDPIVLYRHGAVQTAGIPFADVEAYRNLIELLLDDGQHVVLFCNGAKEDQAFAERIGASVAKHRIVRSGTLDISRRPRLPIDLIQIIQSTDVVLAHRLHACIAAYALGIPHVGLAWDRKVEGFFNSVGRETYFIKGTSPPPKHVALLLKAAQQEGIEARRHRDTISEARAGISNMRRHLVERDQCAMSQI, from the coding sequence ATGAAGATTGTCGTCTTCAACGTCAAATACAGCGAAAACCTTGGCGACGGGCTGCTTGCTGAATGCATCGAATCCGCCTTGGCGAACGGCAGGGATGAGATCGAAGTGGAGACGATCGATCTTGCCGGACGTCAGGCCTTCGCGACAGGCCATGGCGGCCGCAGACGGCTCGTGCTGGGATTGCTCCATCGACTGCCCGCAGGCGCCCGTCGGCGGCTTGTTCGCGCAGTCCTGGAACGCAGGCTGCGCGCGCTTCGCGGACAATGGGAAGAGAAGGTTGCGGTTGCCGATGCCGTCGTGATCGGCGGCGGGAACCTGTTTCAGGACGACGATCTCAATTTCCCGTTGAAGATCGGTGCTGTGCTCGATTGCGTCGTACGGTACGATCGGCCGCTGGCGATCTATGCGGTTGGGGTCGGCGGCCACTGGTCGGAGCCCGCATATCATCTCTTTGCCCGATTGAAGCAAGCGCGCCTTGTTCATCTTTCGGTGCGGGACGGTTTTGCGCAGGATACCTGGCGCGAGCACTTTCCCGATGGGCCTAGTGCGAAGATCGTGCGTGATCCCGGACTGCTGATCCAGGCCTCACGGGGGCATGAGGGTGCGCGCGTTCCGTTCAAAGGCCCTTTGACCATAGGTCTGTGCGTGACAGATCCCATCGTCCTGTATCGGCACGGTGCCGTTCAGACCGCTGGTATCCCCTTTGCCGATGTTGAAGCCTACCGGAATCTGATCGAACTTCTCCTGGATGACGGCCAGCATGTGGTCTTGTTCTGCAACGGAGCCAAAGAGGATCAAGCCTTTGCGGAGCGTATCGGTGCTTCTGTCGCCAAGCATCGTATCGTCAGGTCCGGCACCCTTGATATTTCCAGACGGCCGCGGCTTCCGATCGATCTCATCCAGATCATCCAGTCGACGGATGTGGTTCTAGCTCACAGATTGCACGCCTGCATTGCCGCCTATGCGCTCGGAATTCCGCATGTCGGCTTGGCTTGGGACAGGAAGGTCGAAGGCTTCTTCAACTCGGTCGGGCGCGAAACCTACTTCATAAAGGGAACATCGCCGCCGCCGAAGCACGTCGCCCTGCTCCTGAAGGCAGCACAGCAGGAAGGCATAGAGGCGCGCCGCCATCGCGACACGATTTCGGAAGCCCGCGCCGGAATCTCCAACATGCGGCGGCATCTGGTCGAGCGCGACCAATGCGCTATGTCGCAAATATAG